Genomic DNA from Nitratidesulfovibrio vulgaris str. Hildenborough:
TCGAGGAACATGGTCGCGTTGTCGGGAATGATGCGGTACACGACCTCGTCGATATGCGGCCTGCCCTCGAAGTAGTCTGGGTTGGCACGCAGCACCAGACGGGTTCCGGGTTCCCACGATTCGAGCATGTACGGCCCCGCCCCCACGGGCTTGCGCGCGAAGGGGGTCGTCCGCACGTCCTGTCCTTCCAGCAGGTGCTTCGGCATGATGTCCTGCATCCAGCTTATGAGCGACCGGGCAAAGGGCTTGTCGTAGCGCACCTCGAAGCTGTAGCGGCCCGTCTTGCGGAACTCCTGCACGGCAAGGAAGTCGCCCGCGTACGGTGTCGGTGTCGTGGGCGCGATGATAAGCTTGTAGGTGAACTCGACGTCATCCGCCGTGAGTTCCACGCCGTCCTGCCACCGGATACCCTTGCGCAGCTTGAACCGCAGCAGCCTGCCCCCGTCGAGCACCTCGTAGGACTCTGCCGCCCAAGGCTCGATCTCGAGGTCACGGTTATACCGCAAGAGCCCCACGTAAAGCTGGCTTGCGACCTCGTGCGAGGACGCATCGCTGGAAAGGAACGAGATGAGGTTCGACGGTTCCCCGATGGACCCCATGATGATGCGTCCGCCATCTTCCGCCATTTCCTGTGCGGTGGGTCGCCCAGCTGGCGGGAAGCCCTCGCCGGCGGTACTGCCGGAAGGCACCTGCGGTGCCTCTTTGGATACCGTGGGGGCAGTATCATCGCCACATCCCGCACAAAGGCATACAGCCACAAGGGATACGATGGTCAGACAACGCAAAACCGACATCTTGCAATCCTCGCTTCTTGCCATACGCGCACTTTACTCTAGAATGAAACGTGAGGCGGCGTGCCCCGGACAGCGAGTGGCAAGCCTAGCAGAGAACACAACCATTGAAAACAACCTACCAATCGTGTATGATAGTACGTTGTGCCGCATAGTCCGGGGGGACGTTGCGGCATACTCACAAGACGATATGCACTAGATTATCATTCGGCGCACATGGGGAGCACCAAACACAATGGACAGAAGTGAGGAGCAGGCAATCCGTACGTTGTTGCAAGGATTCGTGCATGATACGATTCCTGAATACATCCGCGACGGTGCGCAGGACATGCTGGCACAGGGGGGCGTCCAGAAACTTGGCCTCAAGAAGGAAGGCGGCACGTGGGAGATAGACGGAAGCATCCAGAGTGACGACTTCCAGATCTATGTCTCGCGCATCAGCCTGACGCCGTCCGAACATCGGGCCTCGTACGTGTGCAACTGCTCCGATTCATTCTCGGGAGTCTGCCGTCATGTGGCGGCGACAGCCCTCAAGATGCTCTCGACCTTCGACACGCGCCCCGGTTCCGATGAACCCGCGAAGCCGCGCGTCGAGTGGCGGCAGAGCTTCAGAAGCTTCTTCTCCACTGCCCTCGACCCCGAACCGGGTAAACATTACCTCATCTTCAGGTTCCACCCCGAACCGGGTCGCCTGACCGTCGCCTTCTTCAGGGCGCGTCAGAACAAGTCGGGCCTTTCCACCGTCCATAACGAGATAACGCTCGAACAGATCATCAACAACCCGGAGTGGTGCGAACTCTCGCCCCAGCTTGTGGATGTCGCGAAGCAGGTGGGGCAGTTCGTCGACTACTACGGGCACCGCATCGAGATACCCGACGGACTCGTCTCGTGGTTCTTCTGGGCCATCCGCCGCGAGTACTACCTTTTCTGGCTGGACACCGAATCGCCATGCCGCATCGAGAACACCGCGCTGGGCCTCAAGCTGCACCCCCGCCTCGGCGATGACGGACTTTCGTTCGACGTGATGCTCTACCGCGAAGGCAAGCCGCCCTTCTCCATTCTCGGCGGCGAGAACGCAGCGACCTTCCACGGTCAGATGCCCATGTGGGTGTGCTGGAACCGCAGCTTCTACCCGGTGCAGACCAGCCTGCCCCCCCAACTGGTGCAGGACCTCATCCGCCAGCATCCGTCCATCCCGCAGGAGGACATGTCGGAGTTCCTCGACAGGGTGTGGACGCGCCTGCCCTCTTCCGACCTCTACGGGCAGGAGGACTTCCTGAAGCTGATGGAACCCGTCTTCCAGCCCGCGCGTTACAGCCCCAAGCTCTTTCTCGACGAAGAGGGAAGCCTCCTCACCCTCGAGATACAGAACGTCTACGAGACGGCCCATGGCGAATTCTACCTCGCCGGACCGAACCCGGACTTCCAGACCGGCAGCTACACCTTCGAGGGCACCACGTTCCTCATCCGCCGCCACCAGGACGAAGAGGCGGGGCTCATCACCCAACTTTCCGAAATGCGCTTCCAGCCGCGCAGCAGCCGTCTGTGGTTCCTCGAACCCGAAGAGGCCATCGCCTTTCTTCTGGACGCCTACCCGCGCCTTGTCGAGAAATACCGCGTCTACGGCGAGAAGGCCCTCTCCCGGTACAAGGTGCGCCTTTCACAGCCCGTCATCACCGCCAAGGTCGAGAGCAACGAAGAGGAGAAATGGTTCTCGCTCGACATCGACGTGGAATACGACGGGCAGAAGGTGCCCATCGACAAGATCTGGAAGGCATGGTCGCAGGGCAAGCGCTACGTGCAGCTCAAGGACGGCTCCTACACCAGCCTGCCCGAGACATGGCTCGAAAGGCTCGGTCACAAGCTGCAAGCGCTCGGACTCGACCCCGACAAGCCGCCGCAGAAGCAGTTCAAGCAGTTCGAGGCGCCCGTGCTGGACAGCCTCCTCGACGACCTGCCGGGCGCCGAGACCGACAGCTTCTGGAACAGCCTGCGCGACAAGATACGCACGTTCCGCGAAATACGCGCCGTCAACGCCCCGAGGGGCCTCAACGCCACCCTCCGCGGCTACCAGATGCAGGGCCTCGCCTACCTCAACTTCCTGCGCGAGTACGGCTTCGGCGGCATCCTCGCCGACGAGATGGGCCTCGGCAAGACCGTGCAGACCCTCTCCTTCGTGCAGCACATGGTGGAGAGTGGCAAGATAGGCCCCAACCTCATCGTCGTGCCCACCTCGGTGCTGCCCAACTGGGAGCGTGAAGCGCAGAAGTTCGTCCCTGAACTCAAGCGGCTCATCATCTACGGCACCCGCCGTGAGGGGATGTTCAAGCTCATCGACGAATCGGACCTCGTGGTCACCACCTATGCGCTGCTGCGCCGTGACCTTGAGGAACTGCAGAACCACACGTTCAACTGCATCATCCTCGACGAAGCGCAGAACATCAAGAATCCCAACACGATCACGGCACGTTCGGTACGCCGCATCAAGGCCGACATGCGCCTGTGCCTCTCGGGTACGCCCATCGAGAACAACCTGTTCGAACTGTGGTCGCTGTTCGAGTTCCTCATGCCCGGCTTCCTCGGGTCGCAGCACGCCTTCCAGCGCGGGGTCATCAAGCCCATCAAGGACGGCGACTGTGAAACGCTCGACTACCTGCGCACCCGTGTGCGGCCCTTCATCCTGCGGCGCACCAAGTCCGAGGTCGCCAAGGACCTTCCGCCCAAGATCGAGAACACCTACTACTGCGCCCTTGCCGAAGAGCAGGCCGAACTGTACACGGCCCTCGCCCGCAAGCTGAAGGAGCAGGTGCTTGCCGACGTGGACGAGAAGGGACTCGCCAAGAGCCAGATGTCCATCCTCGACGCGCTGCTCAAGCTACGTCAGATATGCTGCCACCCGCGCCTGCTCAAACTCGACATGCCCGGCTTCTCAACCAACCTGCCCTCCGGCAAGTTCGATGCCTTCAAGGACATGATCACCGACATCGTCGAGGAAGGACACAAGGTGCTGGTGTTCTCGCAGTTCGTGCAGATGCTGCATATCATCCGCTCGTGGCTGCAGATTTCCGGCACGCCCTTCTGCTATCTCGACGGCACCAGCAAGGACCGCTTCGAACAGGTGGACAAGTTCAACAACTCGCCCGACATCCCCATCTTCCTCATCTCCCTGAAGGCTGGCGGTACGGGTCTCAACCTCACCTCCGCCGACTACGTCATCCACTACGACCCGTGGTGGAACCCCGCCGTGGAGAGTCAGGCAACCGACCGTACGCACCGCATCGGTCAGACCCGGCAGGTGTTCAGCTACAAGCTCATCTGCCAGAATACGGTGGAAGAGAAGATACTCAAGCTGCAGGACATGAAACGTGGCGTGGCCGAGGCCATCATCCCCGGTCAGGAGACGTGGAAGTCACTCACCCGCGAAGACCTCGAGATGCTCTTCGACATCTAGTCCGGCATCTCCCAAGTGTACTGCAAGACTTTTGCAAGAGTCCTGCAGATATTACGACAGAACAGCAATGGCGCGCCATCAGGTGCGCCATTGCTGTTCTGTCATGGGAGACGACGGGCCGGAATGCCATCACGACCGGAAAGACTGGCGTGGGGTGGCGTCAAAGGGGCATATGGTCAGCGTACCCCTCAACACGTCGGACTGTTTCCATGACGAGCGCACACAATAACGGCCCGACCTCACAGAAACCAAGTCTACCCGACAGGGACACGACCGGCATTCCCTAGAACCTGTTTCAGCAGCCGCACCCCCTGTTCCATCGCCTCTTCTGAAAGGTGTGCGTAGCCGAGGATGAGTTCATTCACATGGTCATCGCCATGCTGAAGGGCATAGGCGTGCACCGGAGTCGCCTCCACGCCGCCCCGTGCGAGTTCGCTCATGACCTTGTCGTCGAAGCGCACGCCAGTAAAAGCCGCGACGAGATGCAACCCCGTGGCATGTCCGCGTATGCCCACGGCATCTCCGAAGTGCCGCATCAGTGATTTGACCAGAAACGCCCGTCTACGCCTGTACAGCTTCTTCATACGCCAGATGTGCCTCTCCAGTGCCCCGCTGCCGATGAACGACGCCAGCGCATGCTGCGACAGCGCATCCGTGTGCACATCGCTGTACAGCTTCTCCCGGTGCCATGCCGCCAGCAGTCTTGCGGGTAGGATGGCGAAGCCAAGGCGCAACGCAGGAGCCAGAACCTTGCTGAACGAACCGAGATAGACCACCGATTCCGGGGCAAGCTCATGAAGCGTTCCCACAGGTGAACCTTCATGCCTGAACTCTCCGTCATAGTCGTCCTCGACGATGAGACACTCCGCCTCCCGGGCGAAGCGGACGAGTGCCTGCCGCCTCTGTACGGGCAGGATGCCCCCCAGTGGATACTGATGCGAAGGCGTCACATACACGAAAGCGACGCCAGCCCTGCGGGCCTCCTCCGCCGATGGCAACATCCCCGTGTCCATGCCCCGGTCATCGACGGGCACACCTTCGACCCGCAAACCCGTCACTTCAAGTACTTCACGCAATCCGGCATGGGCAGGGTCCTCTGCCAGAACCACTCCGCCACTCCGTTGCAGAAGCCGGGACATGATTCGCAGCCCCTGGGTCGCCCCACTTGTGATCATCACCCTTTCGGCGTGGCAGCGTATGCCGCGTGTCCTGCGCAGGTATCCGGCTATCGCCTCCCGCAACGCCCAGACGCCTGCCGGGGCGCTATAGCGCAGCGCGTCGTCGGGCAAAGCCGCGCACACCCTCTGGTAGGTCCTGGCCCACTCTTCGCGCGGGAAGACATCGAGTGCCGGAATGCCAGAGCGAAAGCTCACCACCCCCGAAGGACGTTCGGGTACGGCTGCGGGTGCAATGACGAACGGCGCACGGTTTGCACCTCCCTCCCCGCGTTCTGACACGATGCCTGCTGCCACCCTCGTCCCCGAACCATGACGCGTTTCGAGGTAGCCCTCCGCGGACAGCTGGTCATAGGCATCAAGAACCGTATTGCGCGACACACCAAGCTCAACGGCAAGGGCACGGCTGGATGGCAGGCGTGCCCCCGCAGCCAGTTCACCATCAAGGATCATCTGCTTCAGGCGTTCATACAGCTGTCTACCTAGAGACAGAGGACCGTCGACATCAAGCGGGAGCCACATGCTCGCTCCAAGTGGTACCTTGTCATTACCTGTTGACTGGGTCTTTCCGCATCCACTTCTCCCACCTTATGCTCCACTCCCACGAGAGACAAGGGCCATGTGCCGCACAGAACACACGGAGGGACAGGACATGCGTATCGATGACAACGTTGTGGCAAGACATCCGGCGACCATCATGGGACTGCTGGAGGCGCAGGGGCTTACCGGGGCGGACACGGCAGGGTGGGACTCGCTGAAGACCCGGGAGACCGAAACCTTCAGGCACCGGCTGCGCGACTACAACCGCAAGGCCGCATCACTCACCCACCCCGTATCGTGCTACACCCGCTATTACCGTCGATACGGCAAGTCGTATCCCGTTCAATTGCAGATGGAGTCAGTGGTGCTCAAGGCGAGGGATATCAAGGCCGCATGTCTTGCGGTGGAGACCATGTTCCTTGCAGAAGTGCGCCACGGGTTGCTGGTCGCCGGACATGACACGGCGACCCTGCGGGGAGACTTCGTGCTGGATGCGGCAGCAGGTGGCGAGACGTTCACCACCGTCTCGGGGCAGTCGCGCACCCTGAAGGCGGACGACCTGTATCTGGCGGATGGGGATGTCATACTCTCCAGCGTGCTTGAGGGACAGGCGCAAGCGTCGTCACTCACGGCAGACAGCACCGACGTTCTCTACTGCGTGTACGGCGTTGAAGGCGTCACGCGCACAGACATGGAAGCCTTCTTCGATGACCTCCGCCGCTACATCCTCACAGCCTACCCTCATGCCTCGGTCGGCTGCCCCGCCTATCACGCGGCGGTGCCGGCATGAACGTCAGACTCCGGGCATACATCCACCTGACCCTTGCCATGTGCATCGCGGGCAGCGCCGTCGTGGCAGGCAAACTCATGGTCTCGTCCATGCCGGTGTTCCTCGCTGCAGAGGCGGGACTGCTTGCAAGCCTCGCCGTACAGGTGCCCTTCACCTTCATGATGAAGCGCGAACGCATCCCGGCCGACCTTTCTGTGCATCTGTACCTCGTCCTGCAGGCACTGTTCGGCGTCGTACTCTACAGGGTCTTCATCTTTCAGGGATTGCAGCACACGACAGCCACCGTGGGAGGAGTGATAAGCAGCACCACACCGTTATGCATCGTCCTGCTTTCGGCCATCTTCCTGCGCGAACACATCACGCGACGAACCATCGCAGGGGCCGTATGCGTCGTCACGGGACTTGCGACCATCAGCCTGACGCCGCTCATGGACGCCACACCTGCCGCCACGGGTTCATTCACCGGCAACGTTCTCATCCTTGCGGCAGTCGTCAGCGAATCGGCCTTCTCCGTCATGAGCAGGGCCAAGCGTGACCACCTGTCGCCGCTGGCAAGGACAGCCATGGTCTCGGTGTATGCGGCCCTGTGCCTGCTGCCTTTCGCCATTCACGATGCCCTGCACTATGACATGGCGACACTGGATGCCGAGACCCTTTCGTGCATCGCCTACTACGGAGTCTTCGTGTCGTTCCTGTCGTACCTGCTGTGGTTCAAGGGCGTCGCCGTCATCGCCGCAGGGACCGCAGCATCCTTCACCGGACTCATCCCTCTCAGCAGCATGGGCATCGCATGGCTGGTCCTGAACGAGACGATAACCTCTGCCCATATCGCGGGACTCGCCTGCGTGGGCGCGGGAATCGTCATCGCCTGTATTCGTCCGGCGACCAGTCCCACAACGTCGAGCGTAGCGGTCTGACCCCGTGACCTCTTCAGATTCCAGCCGGACAGGCAACGACTGCCCCCGTCGCACCCGAAGACATGCCTCCAAGACCGTATCACCCAGCAGCCCATCAAGTGTTTTTCATTTCATCCCGTGCAGATATAAAAAAACAAATGCTCATTACCAAAAAATAATACTGTAGCACCATCACAAGGTACACACCTTGCTTCCACCGTCACCGTTACATGTTGCGGCATTTTTTTCCGAAAACGGGCAAGGAGGGCACCCCGGACGCAGGAGGTGACCATGAGCATCGAGGCAACTGGACTGGGAAGCGGCGGATTGCAGGGCATCTGGCCCCACAAGGGCAGGGGCGTCACGTCGCGAGTGGCGAACATGATGCTGAAGGAGATGGATGCCGATGCAGACGGCAAGCTGTCACAGACGGAATCGGGCCTGTCCGAGACGGCATTCAAGGGGCTTGATACCGACGAGGACGGTTCCGTAAGCCGCAAGGAACTGAAGGCGGGGCTGCGCAGCAGGCGTGACCAGCTCATGTCCATGCTCGAACAAGGGCCGGACGAGGGAGACGACTCCACGGCGCAGCAGACCGGGCAGACCGGGCAGACCGGGCAGACCGGGCAAACAGGGCAAACAGGGCAGGCCGGGCAAGTAGGGGCTGCCGCCGGACTGGTGAAGAACATCCTTTCCAAGCGGGATGCAGACGCCGATGGCACCCTGTCAGAAGAGGAGGCGGGCCTCTCTTCGACGACGTTCGACTCTTTCGACACCAATCAGGACGGGGTGCTCAGCGCCGAAGAACTCGCGGCGGGCTTCGACAAGATGTTCGAGACCATGCGCGCCCTGCGAGACATGATGGGCAACGAGGAACACGCCGGGCCGGGGGCCATGCAACGCGCCGTGGCCGCCTACAAGGGGCAGATGAGCGGGCTCATGAAGGGCCTGTTCGAGACCGAGACCGACAGCGCGGGGGCCGAGACCTCTGGCACTGCGTCAGATACGGCAGCCACCGGCACGGTAGCGACGGACACGGCAACGACTGGCACGGGAACAACTGGCACGACGACAGCAGGAACAGGCACGACCGAGAGCACCACTTCCGGCATTTCTGCCACAGTCTGACGCCTGCACCACGGCACGCCATCCTTGGCGTGGTTCAGGCCCACACGCATCACGACGGTGCAGAATGGGGGCGGCACAGGACAGGCCGCCCGCACCGGAAGAAGAACGATGACAAAGGCACCGCAAGCGCCAACCTATCCGGCCTGTGGGCTATCCGTGCCCGCAGCCGCCACGCCACGCATGGCCCGCCGCACCGTTTGTACCTGTGCGACGATGTCCACTGCACCCACTATCTCCGACACCAGCGCGCAACACCGGGCGCCGTGGGCTGCCACCTCGCCGATGTTATGCAGCTTGATGCCGCCGATGGCCACGAAGGGGATATCAAGATGCGTCACGACCCAGTCGAGGTATGCGTACCCCACCGGGTCGCATACGTCCTTCTTGGTCTTGGTGGCGAAGATGGGGCCGACGCCGATGTAGTCGACCCCGGCAGCCACTGCGGCCATGGCCTGTTCCGGCGAATGCGTGGAGAGGCCGATGGCCCTGTCCGGCCCGATGAGACGCCTGACCTCGCCCACGGGCAGGTCATCCTGTCCGATGTGAACCCCGTCGGCATCGCAGAGTATGGCGATGTCCACATGGTCGTTGACGATGAAGCACGCTCCTGCCTCGCGGGTCATACGCCGCAGTTCAAGGCACTCGCGCAGCATCTCGCCAGCCTTCTTCTCTTTTTCGCGGTATTGTATGATACGCGCCCCGGCTTGCAGCATGGCGTCGACGACATCCACAGTCGGCCGCCCGAGACAGAGACCGGAATCTGTCAGACAGTAGATGTCGGCATCAGGAGTCGTGCCGGGCAGAATGACGGGCATGAGGCCACCTCCAGTGATGAATGAAAACGGGTTGTCGGGTACAGGCCCTGAATTAGTCAGCAGTGCCGGGACGCTGCGGCCTCAGATGCTACAGGGATGGCCCCGATACTTGTCGAACGGTCAGCCCTTCGACCGGCCGACCGGCTGACGGGGGCACTGGTCGGGCAGCTGACCGGCAAAGGGCCGGACTTGACCGACATGTTCGCCTAGGGGACTGCCCCCCGTCCGCGGGGCACGGCAGGGTATGTGCCAAACCTCCGGGCAACAGCTAGCGGTGGTTCATGGCGGGACACGGGCCCAGCAGACGCGCAAGCACCGCATCGGCCTGCATCGCAGCGGCCATGACGACACGGGGGGCGAGCGGCGGGAGGCCCGGCCCGACCTCGTTGGTGAAGTCACCCACGACGACCATGCTCTCTCCGAGATGCCGTTCCCGCATGGGTGGGCCGCCCCACCCGCCCATGCCGGAGGCGCACACTACCGGGCGCCCTGCCCCCATCAACGTCTCGGCAAGCATCCGTTTGGTGGCGGCGTCATCGACAGCCTCCACCACCACATCGCATCCGCCAAAGATACCTATGATATTGCCGTCTTCCAACTGCTGCACATGCACGACGAGGTCGACAGCGGGGTTGATGGCCCGCAGCACGTCAGCCAGTGCTTCGGCCTTGGGCCTGCCCACATCGGCGGCGAGGTAGTGCTGGCGGTTCAGATTGGAGGGTTCGACCACATCATGGTCGACCAGCACGAACCGCCCCACGCCGCTGCGGGCAAGCAGCACGGCGCAGTTCGACCCAAGCCCGCCAGCGCCCGCGATACCGACAGTGGCCTTACGCAACCGGTCACGCAGGGAGGGTTCGAGATAGCGGGACACCCCGTCCTCGAAAAGGCTCACTATCGGGCCTCGCATCGGACTGTGCCATCGGCATGGCCCGCTGCGCCACAGGCGTAGACGTTGTCTTGCGGGGGTTCCCAGTCCTTGAACACCGGCTGGTAGCCCCGTGCGGTGATGGCAGACACCATCTCCTCGACACTACGGTCATCAGAGATGTCGAACTGGCTTGGCCCCGCGTCAGCACCCTGCTGAAGGTCTTCAGTCACGGCATGTGCCATGCCTGATGTCATATCCACCTTCGTGGAACGGCCTGACAGGTCGCCTGTCGCATCGCCAGACGATATGGCTGTGCTTGCGGCTATCGCTGCGGCGGCCCCTTCGGTCGAAGCCACGTTGCCGTCTCCGCCTGCGGCATGTCCACCCACCGCCGTGGAAACCCCTGCGGACATGCGCGTCACGCCAAGGGGAATGAGATTGTCGCGGAACGCCGCGGCCTCACGACTGGAAACGGTGATGCCCGCCGTGGGCATGAAGATGCGGTACGCCGTGAGAATCTGCACCAGTTCACGATCGGAGACGGGGTGCTGCGGCTCGAAACTGCCCGTGTGCGGCCTCATGCGAGGCACCGAGAAGCTGACCTCCGTAGCCGGATAATACCGTTGCAACCACGCCCCGTGCATGGCGGTGTAGAACGCATCGCGCCGCCAGTCGTCCAGACCGAGCAAGGCCCCGAGGCCGACGCTCCGCATTCCCCCGAGGCAACCACGCTCCGGCGCGTCAAGCCGGAAACGGAAGTCGCGCTTGGGCCCTGCGGGGTGCAGCCATGCGTAGAGTCCGGGGTTGTAGGTCTCCTGGAACATCGTCAGCGACTCCACCCCTCCCGCCACGAGTTCGGCATACTCCTCGACCTGCATGGCATAGACTTCCACACCAATGGAGGGGAAAAGAGGCCGAAGCCGGTGTGCCGCCTCGGCGATGTAGGACACCGTGGAAATGCGCGGGGCATCGCCCGTGAGCAGCAGCAACTGACGCAGCCCCGTACTGGCGATGGCGCGCCCCTCTGCCATGATCCTCTCTGCGTCCAGCTGGTCGCGCCGGATATGGTTGCGGGCGTTGAACCCGCAGTAACGGCACTGGTTGGTGCAATGGTTGGCGAGGTACAGCGGGGTGAACAGCTGTATGGTGCGCCCGAAATGCCGCACGGTAAGCTCATGGGCGCGCTGCGCCATGTCCTCGAGGTACGGCATGGCCGCCGGAGACAGCAGGGCGGCGAGGTCGGCGGGGCCGGGCCGCGTAGCCGCCAGCGCCCGCAGGACGTCATCCGCCGTGGACGATGCGATGAGCGCGTCCAGCGTCTCGTGAGGCCAGCGGGCCAGTTCATCGTAGAAGCTCATGATCACGCCTGCCCGCCAAGGAAGCCCGTCAGCGGCGACGATGCCTCGGCCCTGCCGTCGAGCACACGGCCCGCACGGGCGAGAAAGGCACGCCGTCCCGCGCGCACGGCCTCGCCAAAGGCCCGCGCCATGGCGACGGGGTCTCCGGCGCTTGCGATGGCGGTGTTCACAAGGCACGCCGCCGCGCCCATCTCCATGGCATCGCACGCCTCCGAAGGCTTGCCGATGCCCGCATCCACCACGATGGGCAGCGACATCTCCTCGATGAGGATGCCGATCATCTCACGGGTGCGCAGCCCCCGGTTCGTACCGATAGGCGCACCGAGTGGCATGATGGCGGCGGCCCCGGCATTCTCGAGGTCGCGGGCCACATAGAGGTCGGGGTTCATGTAGGGCAGCACCGTAAAGCCCTCGGCGGCGAGAATCTCCGTGGCGCGTGCCGTGGCGTATCCGTCGGGCAGCAGATAGCGGCTGTCCGAGATGATCTCGATCTTGATCCAGTCACCGCACCCTGCGGCGCGTGCCAGCCGGGCGATGCGGACGGCCTCGTCGACCGTCCGCGCCCCGGATGTGTTGGGCAGAAGCCGCATGTGCGCGGGGATGTGCGCCAGCACGTTGCCCTTGGGGTTGCCAAGGTCTACGCGCCGGAGCGCCACGGTGATGACCTGCGAGCCGGAGGCATCGGCCACGGCAGGGATGAGCGCATCCGTACCGTATTTGCCCGTGCCGATGAAAAGGCGGCTTTCAAGCGCCTGTCCGCCCAGCACGAACGTGTCGTCGTGTCGTGTGTCGTGTGTCATTAGCCTCCTCCCACAAAATGAAGGATTTCCAGTGTGTCACCCTGTTCGAGGCCCATGTCTCCGAACGCCTCGGCCTTCACGATGGTCCCGTTACGCTCGACGACGACGGTACGGGGGTCGAGCCCCTGCCGCCCCAGAAGGGCGAGCAGCGTAACGCCGTCTTCGCAAGCGACTTCATGACCGTTCACAACTATCGTCATCGCCGTCTCTCCTTCTGCCGGGTTGTCTGCTGACGCCTGCCAAGGCCGACCGCCCCGCCTGCCCTGCCGCCATAGTCGCAGGCAGGGCGCAAAGGCGATGCGGCGGGCGCCGGAAAAACAGAACGCCCATCCGCAGAGGATGGGCGTACGGACGCATGTCCGGTGCGCGGCTTCCCTACGGCAGTGCTAACTGCGTCAGGTTCACAGGGTCTGGGACGAACCCACTCTCAGCCCGAAGGCTCCCCTAGCTCCGGTCGCGACGGCGACCGCTGATACTCGAAAAACAAAAAAGCCCATCCGCAGAGGATGGGCGAACGGACGTTGTCCGGCGCTCAGCTTCCCTACGGCAGTGTGAACTGCGTCAGGTTCACAGGGTCTGGGACGTGCCCACTCTCAGCCCGAAGGCTCCCCTAGCTGACTGAACGCACAGTAGCCTCCCGTGTCTGGTCTTGTAAAGCCCTTCGAGGCGAAAATCGCAGGTGTGTCGCCCCTGCGGCCGCACTCCGGACAGTGGCGACCCCACGCTCATGCGGCAACCACCTGCCACGACAGAAGTTCGCGCGGGAAGCAGGCACAGGGGACACAACCGAAGCACGTGCCACATGGAGATGCCACCATGTCACAGCCCCCTTACCGGTCATTCACAAGGGCACAAACCGCTACAGGCGGGCATCCCCTCCCTGCATCGGGAGACTG
This window encodes:
- a CDS encoding DEAD/DEAH box helicase — protein: MDRSEEQAIRTLLQGFVHDTIPEYIRDGAQDMLAQGGVQKLGLKKEGGTWEIDGSIQSDDFQIYVSRISLTPSEHRASYVCNCSDSFSGVCRHVAATALKMLSTFDTRPGSDEPAKPRVEWRQSFRSFFSTALDPEPGKHYLIFRFHPEPGRLTVAFFRARQNKSGLSTVHNEITLEQIINNPEWCELSPQLVDVAKQVGQFVDYYGHRIEIPDGLVSWFFWAIRREYYLFWLDTESPCRIENTALGLKLHPRLGDDGLSFDVMLYREGKPPFSILGGENAATFHGQMPMWVCWNRSFYPVQTSLPPQLVQDLIRQHPSIPQEDMSEFLDRVWTRLPSSDLYGQEDFLKLMEPVFQPARYSPKLFLDEEGSLLTLEIQNVYETAHGEFYLAGPNPDFQTGSYTFEGTTFLIRRHQDEEAGLITQLSEMRFQPRSSRLWFLEPEEAIAFLLDAYPRLVEKYRVYGEKALSRYKVRLSQPVITAKVESNEEEKWFSLDIDVEYDGQKVPIDKIWKAWSQGKRYVQLKDGSYTSLPETWLERLGHKLQALGLDPDKPPQKQFKQFEAPVLDSLLDDLPGAETDSFWNSLRDKIRTFREIRAVNAPRGLNATLRGYQMQGLAYLNFLREYGFGGILADEMGLGKTVQTLSFVQHMVESGKIGPNLIVVPTSVLPNWEREAQKFVPELKRLIIYGTRREGMFKLIDESDLVVTTYALLRRDLEELQNHTFNCIILDEAQNIKNPNTITARSVRRIKADMRLCLSGTPIENNLFELWSLFEFLMPGFLGSQHAFQRGVIKPIKDGDCETLDYLRTRVRPFILRRTKSEVAKDLPPKIENTYYCALAEEQAELYTALARKLKEQVLADVDEKGLAKSQMSILDALLKLRQICCHPRLLKLDMPGFSTNLPSGKFDAFKDMITDIVEEGHKVLVFSQFVQMLHIIRSWLQISGTPFCYLDGTSKDRFEQVDKFNNSPDIPIFLISLKAGGTGLNLTSADYVIHYDPWWNPAVESQATDRTHRIGQTRQVFSYKLICQNTVEEKILKLQDMKRGVAEAIIPGQETWKSLTREDLEMLFDI
- the pdxR gene encoding MocR-like pyridoxine biosynthesis transcription factor PdxR, with product MWLPLDVDGPLSLGRQLYERLKQMILDGELAAGARLPSSRALAVELGVSRNTVLDAYDQLSAEGYLETRHGSGTRVAAGIVSERGEGGANRAPFVIAPAAVPERPSGVVSFRSGIPALDVFPREEWARTYQRVCAALPDDALRYSAPAGVWALREAIAGYLRRTRGIRCHAERVMITSGATQGLRIMSRLLQRSGGVVLAEDPAHAGLREVLEVTGLRVEGVPVDDRGMDTGMLPSAEEARRAGVAFVYVTPSHQYPLGGILPVQRRQALVRFAREAECLIVEDDYDGEFRHEGSPVGTLHELAPESVVYLGSFSKVLAPALRLGFAILPARLLAAWHREKLYSDVHTDALSQHALASFIGSGALERHIWRMKKLYRRRRAFLVKSLMRHFGDAVGIRGHATGLHLVAAFTGVRFDDKVMSELARGGVEATPVHAYALQHGDDHVNELILGYAHLSEEAMEQGVRLLKQVLGNAGRVPVG
- a CDS encoding phenylalanine--tRNA ligase beta subunit-related protein, yielding MRIDDNVVARHPATIMGLLEAQGLTGADTAGWDSLKTRETETFRHRLRDYNRKAASLTHPVSCYTRYYRRYGKSYPVQLQMESVVLKARDIKAACLAVETMFLAEVRHGLLVAGHDTATLRGDFVLDAAAGGETFTTVSGQSRTLKADDLYLADGDVILSSVLEGQAQASSLTADSTDVLYCVYGVEGVTRTDMEAFFDDLRRYILTAYPHASVGCPAYHAAVPA
- a CDS encoding DMT family transporter translates to MNVRLRAYIHLTLAMCIAGSAVVAGKLMVSSMPVFLAAEAGLLASLAVQVPFTFMMKRERIPADLSVHLYLVLQALFGVVLYRVFIFQGLQHTTATVGGVISSTTPLCIVLLSAIFLREHITRRTIAGAVCVVTGLATISLTPLMDATPAATGSFTGNVLILAAVVSESAFSVMSRAKRDHLSPLARTAMVSVYAALCLLPFAIHDALHYDMATLDAETLSCIAYYGVFVSFLSYLLWFKGVAVIAAGTAASFTGLIPLSSMGIAWLVLNETITSAHIAGLACVGAGIVIACIRPATSPTTSSVAV
- a CDS encoding EF-hand domain-containing protein — its product is MSIEATGLGSGGLQGIWPHKGRGVTSRVANMMLKEMDADADGKLSQTESGLSETAFKGLDTDEDGSVSRKELKAGLRSRRDQLMSMLEQGPDEGDDSTAQQTGQTGQTGQTGQTGQTGQAGQVGAAAGLVKNILSKRDADADGTLSEEEAGLSSTTFDSFDTNQDGVLSAEELAAGFDKMFETMRALRDMMGNEEHAGPGAMQRAVAAYKGQMSGLMKGLFETETDSAGAETSGTASDTAATGTVATDTATTGTGTTGTTTAGTGTTESTTSGISATV